A genomic segment from Verrucomicrobiota bacterium encodes:
- a CDS encoding prepilin-type N-terminal cleavage/methylation domain-containing protein, which translates to MALPTQCRRTPRQVSRSSLSNRGFTLVELLIAIAIFAMVMTAVSAVFIGGLRMRAEGAQNMALEREGGVILERIMRGVYGKGGLREGNSDTAVVGADGSSIWFEVDRNSTPTKTRTDDVSSLIYLYDGEVYFKPDTTIADVQRLSSGQGHIESLRFARTDARVDITIKLVADLPGTDRQAFIHLTKSVALRN; encoded by the coding sequence ATGGCCTTGCCGACACAATGCAGACGGACTCCGCGCCAGGTATCCCGCAGCTCCCTGTCGAATCGAGGCTTCACCCTCGTTGAGCTGCTGATAGCCATCGCGATCTTCGCGATGGTGATGACCGCCGTGAGCGCCGTGTTCATCGGCGGACTGCGCATGCGCGCCGAGGGCGCCCAGAACATGGCGCTCGAGCGCGAGGGCGGTGTCATCCTCGAGCGCATTATGCGCGGCGTCTACGGCAAGGGCGGTCTGCGCGAGGGCAACAGCGACACGGCCGTCGTCGGCGCGGACGGCAGTTCGATCTGGTTCGAGGTTGACCGCAACTCGACGCCGACCAAGACGCGCACCGACGACGTCAGCTCCCTCATCTACCTCTACGACGGCGAGGTGTACTTCAAGCCAGACACGACCATTGCTGACGTGCAACGTCTCAGCTCCGGCCAAGGACACATCGAGTCGCTCCGGTTCGCACGGACCGACGCGCGGGTGGACATCACGATCAAGCTTGTCGCTGACCTGCC